The Rhodococcus sp. B50 DNA window CCCAGAAGGCACGGCGCAGGGACAAGAAGAACGTTCCGCACGGTGCCGCTCACATCAAGAGCACGTTCAACAACACCATCGTGTCCATCACGGACCCGCAGGGCAACGTGATCTCCTGGGCGTCCTCCGGCCACGTCGGCTTCAAGGGTTCGCGCAAGTCGACCCCGTTCGCCGCTCAGCTCGCCGCCGAGAACGCCGCCCGCAAGGCGCAGGAACACGGTGTCAAGAAGGTCGACGTCTTCGTCAAGGGCCCGGGTTCGGGCCGCGAGACGGCGATCCGTTCGCTCCAGGCCGCAGGCCTCGAGGTCGGCACCATCTCCGATGTCACGCCCCAGCCGCACAACGGCTGCCGGCCGCCCAAGCGTCGTCGCGTCTAATACGGGAAAGGAAAAGGTTCTAAGTCATGGCACGTTATACCGGTCCCGTCACCCGTAAGTCGCGGCGTCTCCGTGTCGACCTGGTCGGAGGCGATCAGGCTTTCGAGCGTCGCCCCTACCCGCCCGGCCAGCACGGCCGCGCGCGGATCAAGGAGAGCGAGTACCTGCTCCAGCTGCAGGAGAAGCAGAAGGCTCGCTTCTCCTACGGCATCATGGAGAAGCAGTTCCGTCGCTACTACGAAGAGGCCGCAAGCCGTCCCGGCAAGACCGGTGAGGTTCTGCTGGTCATCCTCGAGTCGCGTCTGGACAACGTCGTCTACCGTGCCGGCCTCGCCCGCACGCGTCGTCAGGCCCGCCAGCTGGTGAGCCACGGCCACTTCCTGGTCAACGGCAAGAAGGTCGACATCCCCAGCTACCGCGTCTCGCAGTACGACATCATCGATGTCCGCGAGAAGTCGCTGAGCACGCTGCCCTTCCAGGTCGCCCGCGAGACCCAGGGCGAGCGCCCGGTTCCGGGTTGGCTGCAGGTCGTCGGTCCGCGTCTGCGGGTGCTGGTCCACCAGCTCCCCGAGCGCGCACAGATCGACATCCCGCTGCAGGAACAGCTGATCGTCGAGTACTACTCGAAGTAAGACACCTCGGTGTCGTGGTGTCCTCCGGTCCACCCGGACGGGAGGACACCGCTCCATTCCACTAGGGCGTCATATGGCGGACGCCCACAAGGAGGCAACAGATGCTCATCTCTCAGCGACCCACACTGACCGAAGAGGTCATCGCTGAAAACCGCTCGAAGTTCGTCATCGAGCCGCTCGAGCCTGGCTTCGGGTACACCCTCGGCAACTCGCTTCGTCGCACCCTGCTCTCCTCGATCCCGGGCGCAGCCGTCACCAGCATCCGCATCGACGGCGTGCTCCACGAGTTCACCACCGTTCCCGGCGTGAAGGAGGATGTCACCGACATCATCCTGAACCTCAAGGGTCTCGTGGTCGGCTCGGAAGAGGACGAGCCGGTCACCATGTACGTCCGCAAGCAGGGACCGGGCACCGTCACGGCCGGCGACATCGTGCCTCCGGCCGGTGTCACCATCCACAACCCGGATCTGCACATCGCCACCCTGAACGACAAGGGCAAGCTGGAGATCGAGCTCGTCGTCGAGCGCGGTCGTGGCTACGTTCCTGCCGTGCAGAACAAGGCGTCCGGCGCCGAGATCGGCCGCATCCCGGTCGACTCGATCTACTCGCCGGTGCTCAAGGTGACGTACAAGGTGGAAGCGACCCGCGTCGAGCAGCGCACCGACTTCGATCGGCTCATTCTCGACGTGGAGACCAAGAACTCGATCAGCGCGCGGGACGCGCTCGCCTCGGCGGGCAAGACCCTCGTGGAGCTCTTCGGTCTGGCTCGTGAGCTGAACGTCGAAGCAGAAGGCATCGAGATCGGTCCCTCGCCCGCCGAGGCCGACCACATCGCCTCCTTCGGACTTCCGATCGAGGACCTCGACCTCACGGTCCGGTCCTACAACTGCCTCAAGCGCGAGGGTGTTCACACCGTCGGCGAGCTCGTGGCACGTACGGAGTCCGACCTGCTCGACATCCGCAACTTCGGCCAGAAGTCCATCGACGAGGTCAAGGTCAAGCTGCACTCGCTCGGCCTGTCCCTCAAGGACAGCCCGGCATCGTTCGACCCCAGCACCGTCGCCGGTTACGACGCCGCGACCGGTACCTGGAGCGACACCGACGCCGGCTCCTTCGGTGACAACGACGGCAACGAGGACTACGCCGAGACCGAGCAGCTGTAGCAGCTCACGGTCCGTTACTAGGAGAAAATCATGCCCAAGCCCAAGAAGGGCGCCCGCTTCGGCGGATCGGCCTCGCATCAGAAGGCGCTCATGGCCAACCTGGCCACCGCGCTCTTCGAGCACGGCCGTATCACCACCACCGAGGCCAAGGCCAAGGCCCTGCGCCCGTACGCCGAGAAGCTCGTCACGCACGCCAAGGCCGGCACGCTGGCCTCGCGTCGTGAGGTGCTGAAGGTCATCCGCAACAAGGACGTCGTCCACTCGCTGTTCGCGGAGATCGGTCCCTCCTTCGAGGACCGCAACGGCGGCTACACCCGCATCATCAAGACGATGCCGCGCAAGGGCGACAACGCCCCCATGGCCATCATCGAGCTGGTGCGCGAGAAGACCGTCACCTCCGAGGCCGACCGCGCACGTCGCGTCGCCGCCTCGCAGGCACCCGCCGAGGACAACGCGGTCCAGGCCGTCGAGGCCGAGGCCACCGACGCCGAGGTCGCGAACGCCGACGCCGTCGTCGAGGGTGTCGAAAACACCAACGCCACGGCTGCCGACGCACCCGAGGCCGACGAGGCCAAGAAGGACTAGTCCACTTGGTTTCGGCATCTGCTGAAGCTCACGAGCCCGCCGCCCCTTCCGAGGGTGGCGGGCTCGTGGCTTCTCACGAGAGGACACGTCTGCGACTCGACATCGCGTACGACGGCACCGACTTCTCCGGCTGGGCACGGCAACCCGGCCGTCGCACGGTGTGCGGGGAGATCGAGGAGAAGCTCTCCGCGATCGTCCGGGCCCCCGTGCTGCTGACCGTCGCCGGTCGTACCGACGCCGGCGTGCACGCTTCCGGACAGGTCGCCCATGTGGACGTCCCGACCGCGGCCCTGCCCGACGACCCGTCGCGCTGGATCCGCCGTCTCGCACGGTTCCTGCCCCGCGACGTGCGTGTCACCGGGATCTCCGTCGCCCCAGAGCATTTCGACGCGCGCTTCTCGGCGATCCGGCGTCACTACGAATATCGCCTCACCACAGCGGTGTACGGCGCCGAGCCGCTGCGGGCGCGCGACACCGTCTCGTGGCCGAAGGCCGTCGATCTCGAGGCGATGCGACGCGCGTCGCACTCGCTGCTCGGTCTCCACGACTTCGCCGCCTTCTGCAAGCGGCGCGAGGGTGCGACGACCGTGCGCGAACTGCAGCGATACGACTGGACCCGTGAGGGCGACATCCTCACCGCCTACGTCAGCGCCGACGCCTTCTGCTGGTCGATGGTGCGCAGCCTCGTCGGCGCGGCACTGGCCGTCGGGGAGGGGCGACGCAGCGTCGACTGGATTACGGCCCTGCTCGAGGAGCGCGAACGTGCGGCCTCGGTCGCAGTGGCACCGGCCCACGGCTTGTCGCTGGTTCGAGTCGACTACCCTGCTGACGAGGAACTGGCCGCGCGCAACGCTGCGACGCGGGAGATGCGCGGGCCCATCACGCCCGGCTGTTGCGGATGAAGGGAACGAATGTGCGCGCACGACGGTTTGCGTTGATGGGGACGATCGGGGCGCTCGCAGTCTCGTCGCTGGTCCTGCCCGGCGCCGCGGTTGCCCACGCCGAGGAGTCCCCGGCTGCCGCGACCGGCGAGACCCGGTCTGCCGGCGCGACTCTCGAACGCATGGAGAAGCACACGGACCGCGACTGGTCGTTGTTCGTGTACTCGCCGTCGATGGATCGCACGATCGAGCTGCAGGTGCTGCGCCCGGCCGACACGAGCGCTCCGCGGCCGGTCTTCTACCTGCTCAACGGTGCAGGTGGGGGACAGGACCGGGCGACCTGGCGCGAGCAGACCGACGTCGTGGAGTTCTTCGACGACAAGAACGTCAACGTCGTCACTCCGATCGGTGGCGCGTTCAGCTACTACACCGACTGGCTCGAGGACGATCCCGTTCTCGGACGCAACAAGTGGACGACCTTCCTCACCGAGGAGGTCCCGTCGGTGGTCGACGAGACGCTCGGCGCGAGCGGCCGGAACGCGATCGCGGGTGTGTCGATGTCGGCGACGTCGGCGCTGGCGCTCGCCCAGCACGCGCCCGATCTCTACCAGGGCGTGGGCTCGTACAGCGGATGCGCCGAGACCGCCACGGAGACCGGTTCGCGCTACGCGGAGATCGTCGTCGGGTTCGGGGGCGGCGAGGTCGAGAACATGTGGGGACCGGTCGCCGGCGAGCACTGGACCGAACAGGACGTCGTGCGCAACGCGGAGAAGCTGCGCGGCAAGGCCGTCTACGTCTCCACGAGTAGCGGTGTCCCGGGTCCGTACGAGTTGAAGGCATGGGAGCAGTCCGGTGTCGCCGTCCTGCCCGACGTGGCTCTGCTGGGGCTCATCGAGGCCGGCGTGAGCGACTGCACGACGCGACTGCGCGGTGCGCTGGACGCGGCCGGGGTCGAGGCGACCTACTCGATCCGGCCCGACGGCACCCACACCTGGGGTTACTGGCAGGAGGCCCTGCACGAGTCGTGGCCTGTGCTCGGCGAGGCCATCGGCGCCTGACACGACGACACTGCGCGACGAGCGCCGAGGGGGTGAGGTCCGCGACCTCACCCCCTCGGGCGTTCTCACATGCTCGTCAGATCAGCCAGTCCAGGAAGTTGAGGACGTTGCTGATGAGCGCATCGAGCGAACCGAGAAGCATGTGGTGACCTCCATCTGGAAACGAATTGGACGTATGTCCAGAGCTGATTCAATCGAAACCGCCGGTAGCAGGCAACCTTGTGGGGTGTGACAAATATCCGACGAAGATGCGTCAACGCGCTACAGCCGAGAGGCGAGCAAGGGCCTCGGCGATCATGCGGTGCCCCTCGGCCTCGTAGCAGTCGTCGCCCACATGGAAGGCCCACACCGCGACCGCGACCGCCGCGCGCACGCGTTGACGGAACCAGGCCTCCGCTTCGCGCGGATCCTCCCCGTAGCCGCGCAGGAAGGCCTGCTCGGCGCCCGGAACCCGGAGGAACTCGCGCACCGCGAGCCGTTCGAAGTCCTCACCCGCGGGACGCAGGGCGGCGCGGCCGAAATCGATCACCTTCACCACTCCCGCGTCGTCGGCGAGCCAGTTCCGGCTCTGCCAATCGCCGTGGGTGGGCACCAGGATGACCGTCGGTGTCGGCCACCCCTCGACCATCGCACGCAGCCGACCGGCGACCTCGGGACCGATGCGGTGCGGCGCCGCCAGCCACCGCAGCGTCCTCGCGTTCGCCGATCGCTCGTACTCCTCGTCCACGGCCCGCTCCTGGCGGTGGAACTGCGCGAGCAGCGCACCGGCCTGCTCGTAGACGTCGAGGGACGACGAGGCTGCCGTGCCCTGGATCAACCGGCCCGGAAGGTATTCCGTCACGACCAGTTTCGTGGCCCGGTCGGCGAACACCATCCGGGCGGCCCGCCCGCATCCCACCCACGGAGCGGTCCAGCGCTCGTGGGCGCTGATCTCGCGTTCGATGTGGCGATCGGGCACCCCACCGGCCTTCACGACGAGCCGACCCTCATCGGTGTCGATCGCGAGGACGGTGGTCGACACCAGGCCCCAGCTCATGTCGGCGACCACGACCGTACGGCCGAATCGCTGTGTCAGCAGGTGGCGTTGCTGTGGAGTGAGCCGCTCCCGGGCGTCCGGCATGCAGGCACTCTAGCGACCTTTGTGCCGTGCGGCGGTCGTCCGATCGGTTATCCCGCCAGCGACCGCGCGATCACCAGCCGCTGTATCTGATTGGTGCCCTCGAAGATCTGCGTGATCTTCGCGTCGCGCATGAAACGCTCGACGGGGAAGTCGCGGGTGTAACCGTATCCACCGAGGACCTGGACGGCATCGGTCGTGACCTTCATCGCGGCGTCCGTCGCGACCAGCTTGGCCACCGACGCCTGCCGCGAATAGGGGAGACCGGCGTCTTTGCGTCGCGCGGCGTCGAGATAGGTGGCGCGGGCCGAGTCGACTGCGGCGGCCATGTCGGCGAGGACGAATCCGAGGCCCTGATGGTCGATGATGCGCTTGCCGAAGGCCTGCCGTTCCTTGGCGTAGGCCGTTGCCTCGTCGAGCGCGGCCTGGGCCAGGCCCGTCGCGACCGCCGCGATCCCCAGGCGTCCGGAATCCAGCGCGCTGAACGCGATCGGCAGCCCCTGCCCCTCCGCGCCGATCCGGCGTTCGGCCGGGATGAAGGCGTCGTCGTAATGGGCAGAGGTGGTGGGGATCGCGTGCAGGCCCATCTTCTCCTCGGGCTTGCCGAAGGACAGCCCCTCGGTGCCGGCGGGCACGAGAAAGCACGAGATGCCCTTGCTGCCGGTGTCGGCCGTGCGGGCGAACAGGGTGTAGAAGTCGGCCTTGCCGCCGTTGGTGATCCACGCCTTCGAACCGGTGATGCGGTAACCGCCCTCGACGGGCTTCGCGCGGCACGCGAGGGCGGCGGCGTCGGATCCGGCCTGCGGCTCGGAGAGGCTGTACGCGCCGATGGTGTTGCCGCCCAGCATGTCCGGGAGCCACGTGTTCTTCTGCTCGTCGGTGCCGTGGGTGGCGAGTGCGAAGCACGACAGGCCGTGGACGCTCACCGCGACCGCCACGGCGGCCCAGCGGGCGCCGAGTTCTTCGAGAACCTGCAGGTACACCTCGTACGGCTGGTCACCGCCGCCGAACTCCTCGGGGTACGGCAGGCTCAGCAGTCCCGCAGCGCCGAGTGCGGGGAAGACACCCTCGGGGAAGGTCTCCGTGCGTTCGTGCTCGTCGACGCGCGGCGCGAGCACCTTGTCGGCGACGTCGCGGGTGAGGTCGATCAGGTCGTAGGCCTCGCGGGTGGGAAGCAGACGCTCGACGGGCACGGTGGTTCCTCCTGGAAGGCTGGGGACCGAAATAGTACTGAGTACGATACTGGCGTACTGTTTTCCGTATGGCAAGAGTCGGTAGTCGGCGACCCACCGCCCGGCAGGCGCAACTGTTCGACGATCTGGTCGCGTTGTTCCTGGCTGAAGGGTTCGCGCACCTGACCCTCGACGACATCGCGGCGCGCCTGCGCTGCTCGAAATCCACTCTCTACGCGCTCGCCGAGAACAAGGACCGGCTCGTCTACGCCGCGACCGTGCACTTCTTCAAAGGCGCCGCCGAGCGGGTCGAGGCCGACGTCGCACAGGCTGCGGACGCGCAGGCACGCATCGGCGCCTATCTCGAGGCCGTGGGGCGCGAACTCGAACCGGCGTCCTCCCGCTTCATGGAGGACATCGCTCATACGCCGGTCGCGCGCAAGGTGTACGAGCGCAACACCCGCTTCGCGGCCGACCGGGTCCGCCAGCTCATCTCCGGCGGGGTCGCGACCGGCGAACTGCGCGACGTGCACGCGGCCTTCGTCGCCGACGTCGTCGCGTCGGTCATGGTGCGCATCCAGCAACGACAGGTGGCCGAGGCGACCGGACTCGAGGACGCGCGCGCCTATCGGGAACTCGCCGCGCTGCTCGCACACGGACTGTCCGCCGCGCCCCACCTACGATCGACTTCATGACCACGGCAGTACCGAACGATCCGATCCGTCTCGAGATCGTCGTCGCGAGTGTCCGTGCCGGTCGCATCGCCCCGGTCGTCGCCGACTGGTTCGCGGCCACCGCGCGGCGCCGCTCCGAGTTCGACGTCGGTGTTCTCGATCTCGCCGAGATCCCGCTCCCACAGGACCTCTCGGGTGGGCCGGACGCCGATGCCTTCGCTCGCCGCGTCGGCGCCGCGGACGCCTTCGTGGTGGTGACCTCCGAGTACAACCACGGCTATCCCGCCGCGTTGAAGACGGCCATCGACACCGTCAAGCACGAATGGCGCACCAAGCCGATCGGATTCGTCTCCTACGGTGGCCTTTCCGGCGGGTTGCGCGCGGTCGAACAACTGCGGCAGGTCGTCGTCGAGGTCCACATGGTGCCGGTGCGGCAGTCGGTGAGCTTCCACCGCGTCAAGCACGCCTTCGCGGCTGACGGAACCGCGACCGACGAGGCCGCGATCGACGGCGCGGAGCGCATGCTCGATCAGATCGCGTGGTGGGCGCGAACCGTCCGCGCCGGGCACGACCGCGACCGGTATCCCGGCTGACCGGCCCGGGAGTCAGCGAGTCGGCGAGTCGTACCGGGAATCCGGCATGCGCGACCGGCCGAGATGGGTGCTCTCGGCCGCGATCGTCACGAGGGTGAGAGGCGTGCGTTCGTCGCCCGCCGTGATCACGACGCGATCCCCGGCGGCCCCGGGCTGCAGCAGCGACACCGTAGGGCGCTCGCGGGGCCATCCGTCCGGGTGGATGTGCACGTGGATCGCGGTCGCGTGCGGCATCGAGGAGGTCGGCGGGACCCCGTCGTAGACGACCGTGTCGAAATCGCGGTCGCCGGCGTACTCGCCCGCCAGCCGC harbors:
- the rpsK gene encoding 30S ribosomal protein S11, with translation MPPKSRSTGPKKTQKARRRDKKNVPHGAAHIKSTFNNTIVSITDPQGNVISWASSGHVGFKGSRKSTPFAAQLAAENAARKAQEHGVKKVDVFVKGPGSGRETAIRSLQAAGLEVGTISDVTPQPHNGCRPPKRRRV
- the rpsD gene encoding 30S ribosomal protein S4, encoding MARYTGPVTRKSRRLRVDLVGGDQAFERRPYPPGQHGRARIKESEYLLQLQEKQKARFSYGIMEKQFRRYYEEAASRPGKTGEVLLVILESRLDNVVYRAGLARTRRQARQLVSHGHFLVNGKKVDIPSYRVSQYDIIDVREKSLSTLPFQVARETQGERPVPGWLQVVGPRLRVLVHQLPERAQIDIPLQEQLIVEYYSK
- a CDS encoding DNA-directed RNA polymerase subunit alpha; this translates as MLISQRPTLTEEVIAENRSKFVIEPLEPGFGYTLGNSLRRTLLSSIPGAAVTSIRIDGVLHEFTTVPGVKEDVTDIILNLKGLVVGSEEDEPVTMYVRKQGPGTVTAGDIVPPAGVTIHNPDLHIATLNDKGKLEIELVVERGRGYVPAVQNKASGAEIGRIPVDSIYSPVLKVTYKVEATRVEQRTDFDRLILDVETKNSISARDALASAGKTLVELFGLARELNVEAEGIEIGPSPAEADHIASFGLPIEDLDLTVRSYNCLKREGVHTVGELVARTESDLLDIRNFGQKSIDEVKVKLHSLGLSLKDSPASFDPSTVAGYDAATGTWSDTDAGSFGDNDGNEDYAETEQL
- the rplQ gene encoding 50S ribosomal protein L17, producing the protein MPKPKKGARFGGSASHQKALMANLATALFEHGRITTTEAKAKALRPYAEKLVTHAKAGTLASRREVLKVIRNKDVVHSLFAEIGPSFEDRNGGYTRIIKTMPRKGDNAPMAIIELVREKTVTSEADRARRVAASQAPAEDNAVQAVEAEATDAEVANADAVVEGVENTNATAADAPEADEAKKD
- the truA gene encoding tRNA pseudouridine(38-40) synthase TruA; its protein translation is MASHERTRLRLDIAYDGTDFSGWARQPGRRTVCGEIEEKLSAIVRAPVLLTVAGRTDAGVHASGQVAHVDVPTAALPDDPSRWIRRLARFLPRDVRVTGISVAPEHFDARFSAIRRHYEYRLTTAVYGAEPLRARDTVSWPKAVDLEAMRRASHSLLGLHDFAAFCKRREGATTVRELQRYDWTREGDILTAYVSADAFCWSMVRSLVGAALAVGEGRRSVDWITALLEERERAASVAVAPAHGLSLVRVDYPADEELAARNAATREMRGPITPGCCG
- a CDS encoding alpha/beta hydrolase, with protein sequence MGTIGALAVSSLVLPGAAVAHAEESPAAATGETRSAGATLERMEKHTDRDWSLFVYSPSMDRTIELQVLRPADTSAPRPVFYLLNGAGGGQDRATWREQTDVVEFFDDKNVNVVTPIGGAFSYYTDWLEDDPVLGRNKWTTFLTEEVPSVVDETLGASGRNAIAGVSMSATSALALAQHAPDLYQGVGSYSGCAETATETGSRYAEIVVGFGGGEVENMWGPVAGEHWTEQDVVRNAEKLRGKAVYVSTSSGVPGPYELKAWEQSGVAVLPDVALLGLIEAGVSDCTTRLRGALDAAGVEATYSIRPDGTHTWGYWQEALHESWPVLGEAIGA
- a CDS encoding phosphotransferase family protein encodes the protein MPDARERLTPQQRHLLTQRFGRTVVVADMSWGLVSTTVLAIDTDEGRLVVKAGGVPDRHIEREISAHERWTAPWVGCGRAARMVFADRATKLVVTEYLPGRLIQGTAASSSLDVYEQAGALLAQFHRQERAVDEEYERSANARTLRWLAAPHRIGPEVAGRLRAMVEGWPTPTVILVPTHGDWQSRNWLADDAGVVKVIDFGRAALRPAGEDFERLAVREFLRVPGAEQAFLRGYGEDPREAEAWFRQRVRAAVAVAVWAFHVGDDCYEAEGHRMIAEALARLSAVAR
- a CDS encoding acyl-CoA dehydrogenase family protein, which gives rise to MPVERLLPTREAYDLIDLTRDVADKVLAPRVDEHERTETFPEGVFPALGAAGLLSLPYPEEFGGGDQPYEVYLQVLEELGARWAAVAVAVSVHGLSCFALATHGTDEQKNTWLPDMLGGNTIGAYSLSEPQAGSDAAALACRAKPVEGGYRITGSKAWITNGGKADFYTLFARTADTGSKGISCFLVPAGTEGLSFGKPEEKMGLHAIPTTSAHYDDAFIPAERRIGAEGQGLPIAFSALDSGRLGIAAVATGLAQAALDEATAYAKERQAFGKRIIDHQGLGFVLADMAAAVDSARATYLDAARRKDAGLPYSRQASVAKLVATDAAMKVTTDAVQVLGGYGYTRDFPVERFMRDAKITQIFEGTNQIQRLVIARSLAG
- a CDS encoding TetR/AcrR family transcriptional regulator produces the protein MARVGSRRPTARQAQLFDDLVALFLAEGFAHLTLDDIAARLRCSKSTLYALAENKDRLVYAATVHFFKGAAERVEADVAQAADAQARIGAYLEAVGRELEPASSRFMEDIAHTPVARKVYERNTRFAADRVRQLISGGVATGELRDVHAAFVADVVASVMVRIQQRQVAEATGLEDARAYRELAALLAHGLSAAPHLRSTS
- a CDS encoding NADPH-dependent FMN reductase — its product is MTTAVPNDPIRLEIVVASVRAGRIAPVVADWFAATARRRSEFDVGVLDLAEIPLPQDLSGGPDADAFARRVGAADAFVVVTSEYNHGYPAALKTAIDTVKHEWRTKPIGFVSYGGLSGGLRAVEQLRQVVVEVHMVPVRQSVSFHRVKHAFAADGTATDEAAIDGAERMLDQIAWWARTVRAGHDRDRYPG